The genomic interval AGGGCGTCGAGGCGTCGCTCCTGTTCGAGGTCGATGCCGACGAGCGCCGGGAACAGTGGCGTCTCGTGGTTGAGGTAGCTCGCCGCGTCGGCGTGGCGGCGGGCGTAGGTGAACAGGCGGTCGAACCGCGACTGGTCGCGCCGCCTGAGCGCCCGCCGGTAGTCGCCCCACCGCCGTTCGATGCCGCGCAGGAGGTCCCGGAACGTCCGGTTGGTTCGACCCATCAGGCCAGCACCTCCCGGCGCAGGCTCTCGCGGGCCTGCTGCCGTTCTTCGAGGACGCGCGACCAGAACGCGAGCGTCGTCTGCACGTAGTCGTGCCCGCGGTACACCAGCGTCTCGAACCCGTCGGCGACGAACCGCGGGCCGAAGCGCGTCGTCTCGACGCGCATCCGCTCGTCGGCGATACCTGCCACCGGGTCGGTCAGGTCGTCGTCGCGTTCGCGCGTCACCAGCACGGCCACGTCGTGGCGCTCGGCGACGGCCTCGACGTGACCGACGCCCGCTTCGACCATCCGCTCGGGTTCGCCGCGCGTCAGGTCGTCGCTCCGGTAGTGGTGGTCGAACGCCGGGACGACGACGAGCGCGGTGTCGCCGTCCACGCGGTCGGCCAGTCGAGCGAGCAGCGTCTGGTGCTGGAACGCCGTGAAGGCGCGCGCCATCCGAATCCTGTCGAGGAACCGCCGACTCGGTGCCAGCCGCACGAGCGACTGCGTCCGCGCGTGCCCGTGGCTGTCGGCCCACAGCGCCTCACCCGAGTGGATGAGCAGGTGGTCGACGACCAGCGAGTGCACCGCCGCGCGCACGCTGTCGTCGGTCTCTAGCAGGTGGACGCCCGTCCCGAGCGTCGGCAGTTCCGGTATCCCCTCTCCGTCCCTCTCTCGCATACTATCGGGGTCTCCCGATTCGGTGATATACCGTTCCGGGTCGGTTCCGAAAGTTCCGATTGCGAGCGCTTCGGTGGATTCTCGACGCCTCGGTGCTCCTGTGGGGGTTCTGCCGGAGTTCCGATTCCGTTCCGGGTGGGGCGTCCCCGTGGTCGTTCGGCTATCCGAGACCGCCTGATTCCCCACTCGTCCCGCGTTTCGAGGCGACGGAGGCCGGCCGGACGAAGGTGTTTCGGCGGTACCGCCCTACCGCAGAGGTGTGACCGCCTTCGACCCCGAGCAGTTCGAGGAGAAGTACGTCCACTATCTGGACGAACTGCAGACGGCGTACCGGAACGCGTACCAGCACTTCCACGGCGAGTACGACTCGACCCTGCTCCGAGCCATCGACCGCCAGGTGCTGGACGAGAGCGAACCGTTCTACGAGGGCGACGGCGAGTTCCGCGTCGAACTGCCCGAAAGCCCGCGCGAGCGGGTCGGAGAACTCCCGGTCGACGACGAGCGGTTCTACGCCGTCCTCGACGAGTTCGTCGACCGCATCGAGTACGAACTCCGCCGGGTCTTCGGGTTCGAGGCGAAGTGAGCGGGCTGGCAGTCGGAACGCCGAACGACTCGACGACACCGCAGAATGCATCGGCCGGGATTGTGAACCACGCCGTGACGTGCTCGCTCCGCTGCGCGCGTCACGTCTCGTTCAAATCCCTTCGTTGTGCATCTCTTCACTCCAGTTCGCTCGGAGCCTATCGGCTCCTCGCGTGGTTCCGTTCAGAAGATGCACCGGCCGGGATTTGAACCCGGGCCATGAGCTTGGAAGGCTCAGGTCCTGCCACTAGACCACCGGTGCTCGCTTCGCTCGCACCGTGCTTCGCCTCACTGCGTTCGGCGAAACACCGGTGCACTCGCATCCCGTGCCTCACCTCGCTTCGCTCGGTGAGACACCGGTGCTCTTGAAGCTATTATCTGGTTCCAAGTCCCGACGTATGTGCGTTTCCTTTCCCCCGCGCCTTCGCGTCCCGGTGGTGAGCCCCAGGGGTCACGCTGGTCCCGTGACGACCGCGTAGCAGTTGCCCTCGCTCTCGTATATCCGCTCGACGCCGAGCGCGCTCGCCGCGCAGTCGGCCTCGAACTCCGCGAGGTCGTAGACGTGGTAGAACCGGCCGACCGTCTCGCCGCCGGGGAGCGTCCAGTCGACGGTGGTGTCGAACCCGGATTCGCGGTCGAATTTGGAGTGCGTGACGGCCCAGACGCTGACGAGCGCGCGCCCACCCGGCACGAGCACCCGCGCGAGGTCGTCGAGGCTCGCCCGGCGGGACTCGCGGGTCGGCAGGTGGTGGAGCGCGGCGACGTACACCCCGAGGTCGGCGCTGTCCGCGGCGAGCGGGATGCGCGCGGCGTCGCCCGCGACGAGCGAGAGCGCGTCCGAATAGCCGCGGTCGACGGCCCGGTCGCGGGCGACGCGGAGCAGTTCGGTGCTGGCGTCGACGCCGACCACCCGGTCGACGCGCTCGGCCAGCAGTTCGGCGTGGCGACCGTTGCCACAGCCGAGGTCGAGCGCGGTCCCGGAGTCGTCGGGCGTCGAGGCGGACTCGCAGAACTCGCGGACCTCCGGCCACGGGTGCTCGCGGGTCTGCGAGAAGTGCTCGGCGATGCGGTCGTACGTCTCGCGCACCGAGCTGCGGTCCGTACCGTCTCCCGGGTCCGCGTCGGTCATGGTCAGATGATGCGCTTGCCGAGACCGCTGGCGGCGAGTTCGACCGCCAGGTCGGCCGTGCGGTTCGAGCGGTCGAGGATGGGGTTGACCTCGACGACCTCCAGCGAGCGCACGTCGCGGCGTGCGGTGCGTTCGAGCGCGGCGTGCGCCTCGCGGTAGGTGACGCCGCCCTTGACCGGCGTCCCGACGCCCGGCGCTTCGTTCGGGTCGAGCCAGTCCAGGTCGAGACTGACGTGGATGCCGTCGGTGCCCTCGCCGACGACGTCCAGTGCCTCCTCGGTCACGTCGGTGATGCCGCGTTCGTCGATGTCGCTCATCGTGAACACGCTGACGCCGCTCTCGCGCAACTCCTCGCGCTCGGTCCGGTCGATGCTGCGGAGTCCCACGAGCGCGACGTTCTCCGGCTTCACGTTCGCCTGCGCCCAGTCGGTGTCGCCGAACTCGCCCTCGCCGAGGAACGCGGCGACCGGCATCCCGTGGACGTTGCCCGAGGGCGTCGTCTCGGGGGTGTTGAAGTCGGCGTGCGCGTCGAACCAGACGACGCCGACGTCGGCGTCGCGGGCGCTGCCGTTGACCGACCCGATGGCGATGGAGTGGTCGCCGCCGAGGACGAGCGGGAACGCCCCGTCGGCGAGCGTCTCGGCCACCTCGTCGGCCAGTCGGGTGCAGACGTTCTCCACCTCGCCGATGTACTTCGCGTTGCCCGTCCGCGGAGTGACGGCGTCGGGGTCGCCCACCTCGGGGTGGGTGACGGGGAGGTCGCCGACGTCCGTCGGGTCGTACTCCAGGTCTACGAGTTCGTCGTGGAGGCCCGCGTAGCGGATGGCGGAGGGGCCCATGTCGACGCCACGTCGGTCCGCGCCGAGGTCCATCGGCACGCCGATGACGCGTAGCGGTCGTGTCATGCTCGTGGCGTCACCGGCCGACGACAAAGGGCCGCCGGTTCGGTCCGTGTCTGCGGCCAGCCGTGCGGTCCGACGGCGCTCCAGGGGACCCACCGACCCCGAGATTCTGCGTTCTGTGGCTGTCTTTCGTTGCAGATGACACGGACAGGGCACCAACACTAAGCCGTCGGCCGTCGCGGTGGCGGTATGCGCCTGATAAAGCTCCTCGTCGACGAGGACCAGCTCGATACGGTCCTCGATATTCTCGACGAGGAGAACATCGACTTCGTCGTCACCAAGGACGCGACGACGGAGAAGGACTCCTCGCTGGTCGAGTTCCCGCTCCCGACCCAGGCCGTCGAGTTCGTCCTCGGCAAACTCCGGGACGCGGGTGTCGACGACCGCGAGTACACCATCATCGGGAGCGCCGAGACGGCCAAGACCGAGCACTACCACGAACTCGAAGACCGGTTCGTCGCGGGCGTGGAGGAGGACGACTCGGTCGCAAAAGAGGAGATCCGTGCGAAGGCGCTGGACATGTACCGCAACGCGCTGACGTACTACTCGCTGACCGCCTTCTCGGCCATCGTCGCGGCCGCGGGCCTCCTGCTCGACTCCCCGGCGGTCGTCGTCGGCGCGATGGTCATCGCCCCGCAGGTAGGGTCGGCGCTCATCGCCAGCGTCGGGATGGTGCTCGACGACACCCGGATGATGAAGATGGGCGTCCGCACCCAGATTGTCGGGTTCACCATCGCCATCGTCGGGGCCGTCGCCTTCGGCGGGTTACTGAAACTCGGCGGCTTCGTCCCGAACGCGCTCGACGTGACGACCGTCGGCCAGATATCGAAGCGCATCTCGCCCGGCCTGCTCTCGGTCTCGGTCGCGTTCTGTGCGGGCGCGGCCGGGGCGTTCGGCCTCGCCACCGCCCTCCCCGTCTCGCTGGTCGGCGTGATGATCGCCGCCGCCCTCGTCCCCGCCGCGGCCGCCGTCGGCATCGGCATCGCGTGGGGGATGCCGTCGGTCGCCGTCGGCGCGTTCCTGTTGCTGGTGGTCAACGCCGTCGCGGTCAACCTCTCGGGGTTCGTCGTCCTCTGGTACCTCGGCTACCGTCCCGACTCGTGGGGGAGCGCCGACGTCGGAGCCGTCCGACGCTACGCGCCGACCGCCGGTGCGCTGGTCATCCTCGTCGGCATCCTCGCCGTCGCGGGCGGTGTCGTCGGCGGGAACGTCGCCCTGGAGAACGACGTCAACCACATCGTCACCGACGCGGTCACCAGCGACGAGTACGCGCAGTTGAGCCTCGTGAGTGTCCAGACCGAGGTGAGTTCCATCCGGATGCTCGATGAGACGCCGACCGTCAGCGTCGTCGTCTCCCGGCCGACAGGCGAGGAGTACCCGGACCTCGCCAGCGACCTCAGGCAGAGAATCGAGTCGTCGACCGGCGAGCAGGTCATCGTCGAGATACAGTACCAGGACCGCTCCCGGTCGACGCCGGGGGCCGCCTCGCTGGAACCGCGGTCGTCGGCCGCCGTGGGGAGTGCGTCGCACGCCGTGGTCGGGCCGTCCCACGTCGCCGCCTGACGGTCACCACGTCGCCGTCCGACGGTCACCACATCGCCGCCCGGCGGTGAGTCCTCGCGGCGACGTACTGCACGCCCTCTTTCTCCCTCACTCTCGCCGCTCAGAGGTCGAGCGTCGTCGGTTCGAACTGGAGGAACGCCGTCTCGTACCCCTCGTGGCGAGCGACCTGTGGCGGCGCCGTCGGCGTGAGCGTCAGCGAGTCGCCCGACTCGACGTCGACGCTCGTCCCGTAGTGATAGTTCAGGTCGGGGTCCAGCGTCCGCGTGAGCGAGCCGTCGAACACCGTCTCGTCGCCGCGCGTGACCGTCGCGTCGAGGCCCATGGCGGGGAGGAGGAGGTCGTTGTACCGCGTCCGCGCCGAGACGGCGAGGTAGCCGTCGCCCGAGACGCCCGCCGGGGGCGAGTCGAGGGTGGTGACGACGAAGACGGCGTCGTCACTGCGCGTCCGACCGCGGACGGTTCCGGGGAGGTCCTCGGGAGCGGGCGCACGAGCGGTCGGCAGCGACCCCATGTCGTTCGGAGCGAGCGCCCCCTGCTGGCCCGCCTGCTCGACCTCGCGGGTGGTGACCTCGGACTGCGTCTCGTTCGTGAAGTCGAGTGGAATCTCGACGGTAGCGGGGTCACCGAACCGCCCCTGGAACGCGCCCGTTCGGCGGATGTTCGTCCCGCCGACGCTGAGAGCGACGGAGTACGTCCCGTTCTCGGGCAGTGTGAAGTTCCCGCCGTAGTGAAAGCCCATCGGCTGACTCAACATCGGGTAGATGACCTCCTGACTCACCAGTTCGCCCGCACTCCCGCCCGACGCTCGCCGGATCTCGACCGAGAGTCCCGTCTCGGGGAGCACCGTCCCCGTCTCGGGGTCCCAGACCTGCGCCATCAGGTGGAGGCTGTCCTCAGGCGTCTTCGCGGTCTCCTGGACCTCGGTCCCGTTGACGTTCCAGAACGTGTGCGGGACGGTGAACATGAGCGCGAACGCGTAGTCGCCCGCCGTCTTCGTCCCCTGCATCGACATCGTCTCGACGAACGACTGCACGTAGATTCCCGAGGGCTTCTCGCCCGGCGTCCCTGGGGGCGTCGCCGTCCCGGTGGTGCTGTTCGACGACTGGTCGGCGGTGGTACTGGCGTCGGTGGAGGGGTCGGCGGAGGAGGAGTCGGAACAGCCGGCGAGTACAGCGGAGCCAGCGAGTCCGAGACCACCCGCGAGGAACCGGCGGCGTTGCATCGCCAGACGGTAGCGCCTCGGGGGATAAATGCGTCCGGTCCGACGGCGGGTCGGTGGCGAGAACGGAACGGGCGATTACAGTGATTACAGATACGACGCGCAGACGCGGCGGAGCCCCTCGTCGAAGTCTATCTCGGGGTCCCACCCCGTCGCGTCCTTCATCTTCGACGGGTCGGCCTTCGTGTCGTGGACGTAGTTCTTCAGGGGGTTCTCGACGTACTCGGGTTGGACGTCGGTCCCGAGCACCTCGTTCAGTCGTTCGATGAGGTGGTTGATGGTGTAGGCGTCGCCGGTGCCGAGGTTGTAGACGCCGTCGAGTTCGTGGTCGGCGGCGAGTTCGAGGCCGCGGACGATGTCGTCGACGTGCGTGAAGTCGCGGGTCTGCGTCCCGTCGCCGTAGATGACCGGCGACTCGCCGCTCGCTATCTGGTCGGCGAACTGCGCGATGAGGTTCGCGTACTCGCCCTTGTGCTCCTCCGCGCCACCGTAGCCCTGGTAGACCGAGAAGAAGCGCATCCCCGCGGCGTTCATCTCGTGGAAGTTCGAGTAGTACTCGGCGTACTTCTCGCGGGCCATCTTCGACGCCTCGTAGCCGGTGCGGGCCTCGACGGGCATGTCCTCCGAGCAGGGGTCGGTCTGGGAGCCGTAGATGGAGGAGGTCGACGCGTAGACGACGGTGTCGCAGCCCTCGGCTCGAACCTGCTCGACGGTGTTGATGAAGCCCTCGACGTTGACGCGCGCACCCTGCATCGGGTCCTCCTCGTGCATGTTCCGGGAGGAGAGCGCGGCGAGGTGGAACAGGGCGTCGACGTCCGCCGGCAGGTCGTCGTCGAGCACCGACCCCTCGACGAAGTCGACGGCGGGGTCGAGGTTCTCCGCGGTCCCGAGGTACGCGTCGTCGAGCGCGATGACGTGGTTGTCCTCGGCGAGCGCGTTCGCCAGGTTCGACCCGATGAACCCGGCACCGCCCGTCACGAGGACTCGGTTCCCTTCCATACCGGTGTGCCACGATGGCGTGGCAAAGGCCTGTCGGTCCACTCAGCGGTCCCCGTCCACCGTGCGCGACGGTCGATTCCACCGTCGGGTTTATCACGTGGAGTTTCGAATCCTACAGCATGTCATCGATAGAGCTCACGTCGAGCCAGAAGAAGATTCTGCAGGAGCTCATCAATCTCTACGGCTCGTCGGAGCGAGCGGTCAAGGGCGAGGACATCGCCGACCGCACGGACCGGAACCCGGGGACGATCCGCAACCAGATGCAGTCGCTGAAGGCGCTCCAGCTGGTCGAGGGCGTTCCGGGTCCGAAGGGCGGGTACAAACCGACCGCGAACGCCTACGAGGCGCTGGAGATTCAGGACCTCGACGAACCCGCCGAGGTACCGCTGTTCCACAACGGTGAGCAGGTACAGGACGCCAACGTACAGGAGATAGACCTGACGAGCGTCCATCACCCCGAACTCTGCCGGGCGGAGATTCGACTCCACGGCTCCATCAACGAGTTCCACGACGGCGACACCGTCCGCGTCGGGCCGACGCCGCGCTCGAAGCTCCTCATCGAGGGCGTCGTCGACGGGAAGGACGAGTCGAGTAACGTCCTCGTCGTCTCGACGACGAAGATGCAGGCTCCCGCGGGCGACCCCGAGCACTGACCTCGTGGTGAGTCGAACCGACGAACCGCGCTGCTGTGTCGGACTGGCGACCGAC from Halomarina salina carries:
- a CDS encoding DUF5783 family protein, with amino-acid sequence MTAFDPEQFEEKYVHYLDELQTAYRNAYQHFHGEYDSTLLRAIDRQVLDESEPFYEGDGEFRVELPESPRERVGELPVDDERFYAVLDEFVDRIEYELRRVFGFEAK
- a CDS encoding class I SAM-dependent methyltransferase, with the translated sequence MTDADPGDGTDRSSVRETYDRIAEHFSQTREHPWPEVREFCESASTPDDSGTALDLGCGNGRHAELLAERVDRVVGVDASTELLRVARDRAVDRGYSDALSLVAGDAARIPLAADSADLGVYVAALHHLPTRESRRASLDDLARVLVPGGRALVSVWAVTHSKFDRESGFDTTVDWTLPGGETVGRFYHVYDLAEFEADCAASALGVERIYESEGNCYAVVTGPA
- the rocF gene encoding arginase, with protein sequence MTRPLRVIGVPMDLGADRRGVDMGPSAIRYAGLHDELVDLEYDPTDVGDLPVTHPEVGDPDAVTPRTGNAKYIGEVENVCTRLADEVAETLADGAFPLVLGGDHSIAIGSVNGSARDADVGVVWFDAHADFNTPETTPSGNVHGMPVAAFLGEGEFGDTDWAQANVKPENVALVGLRSIDRTEREELRESGVSVFTMSDIDERGITDVTEEALDVVGEGTDGIHVSLDLDWLDPNEAPGVGTPVKGGVTYREAHAALERTARRDVRSLEVVEVNPILDRSNRTADLAVELAASGLGKRII
- a CDS encoding TIGR00341 family protein; translated protein: MRLIKLLVDEDQLDTVLDILDEENIDFVVTKDATTEKDSSLVEFPLPTQAVEFVLGKLRDAGVDDREYTIIGSAETAKTEHYHELEDRFVAGVEEDDSVAKEEIRAKALDMYRNALTYYSLTAFSAIVAAAGLLLDSPAVVVGAMVIAPQVGSALIASVGMVLDDTRMMKMGVRTQIVGFTIAIVGAVAFGGLLKLGGFVPNALDVTTVGQISKRISPGLLSVSVAFCAGAAGAFGLATALPVSLVGVMIAAALVPAAAAVGIGIAWGMPSVAVGAFLLLVVNAVAVNLSGFVVLWYLGYRPDSWGSADVGAVRRYAPTAGALVILVGILAVAGGVVGGNVALENDVNHIVTDAVTSDEYAQLSLVSVQTEVSSIRMLDETPTVSVVVSRPTGEEYPDLASDLRQRIESSTGEQVIVEIQYQDRSRSTPGAASLEPRSSAAVGSASHAVVGPSHVAA
- a CDS encoding DUF7350 domain-containing protein, with protein sequence MQRRRFLAGGLGLAGSAVLAGCSDSSSADPSTDASTTADQSSNSTTGTATPPGTPGEKPSGIYVQSFVETMSMQGTKTAGDYAFALMFTVPHTFWNVNGTEVQETAKTPEDSLHLMAQVWDPETGTVLPETGLSVEIRRASGGSAGELVSQEVIYPMLSQPMGFHYGGNFTLPENGTYSVALSVGGTNIRRTGAFQGRFGDPATVEIPLDFTNETQSEVTTREVEQAGQQGALAPNDMGSLPTARAPAPEDLPGTVRGRTRSDDAVFVVTTLDSPPAGVSGDGYLAVSARTRYNDLLLPAMGLDATVTRGDETVFDGSLTRTLDPDLNYHYGTSVDVESGDSLTLTPTAPPQVARHEGYETAFLQFEPTTLDL
- a CDS encoding NAD-dependent epimerase/dehydratase family protein; the protein is MEGNRVLVTGGAGFIGSNLANALAEDNHVIALDDAYLGTAENLDPAVDFVEGSVLDDDLPADVDALFHLAALSSRNMHEEDPMQGARVNVEGFINTVEQVRAEGCDTVVYASTSSIYGSQTDPCSEDMPVEARTGYEASKMAREKYAEYYSNFHEMNAAGMRFFSVYQGYGGAEEHKGEYANLIAQFADQIASGESPVIYGDGTQTRDFTHVDDIVRGLELAADHELDGVYNLGTGDAYTINHLIERLNEVLGTDVQPEYVENPLKNYVHDTKADPSKMKDATGWDPEIDFDEGLRRVCASYL
- a CDS encoding HTH domain-containing protein — its product is MSSIELTSSQKKILQELINLYGSSERAVKGEDIADRTDRNPGTIRNQMQSLKALQLVEGVPGPKGGYKPTANAYEALEIQDLDEPAEVPLFHNGEQVQDANVQEIDLTSVHHPELCRAEIRLHGSINEFHDGDTVRVGPTPRSKLLIEGVVDGKDESSNVLVVSTTKMQAPAGDPEH